The following proteins are co-located in the Diorhabda carinulata isolate Delta chromosome 4, icDioCari1.1, whole genome shotgun sequence genome:
- the LOC130892851 gene encoding serine protease nudel-like isoform X2 → MNLEELFRGWLLPILFLVCGQSTKAHVLGDECNSDWECKEDIIGSICNRGRCACQPFHARVNQTSCVQATLLGYDCVVPEQCSLKVANSSCLEGACRCVDGFLQFRKHTCLGPARPGNVCYSNEHCRLWTADSHCDFLIPNLFGRCSCNTPFKQVGDACVRSAFQNKPTTASTTISTSSSTITTTFITTTTTQKTEIENHDVESNVIGHDDDNHRDVTTEKDRLTEMVSTGPETTSQLAQVTKEVVSDADFTTRTTISRISTTTEPKSTVSPTRMIPSITTVVPPTTTGIRTRVETGDEAVSLGLPCVTDMQCKMADPSSKCFEGICDCISKTNGTKSCSARNRGCIPGTFQCRSTGTCISWFFVCDGRKDCSDGSDEECTRNKCPLEAFSCKSSGKCISRANRCDGSKDCPLGEDESNCQAIGKKGCPPDTFQCRDGKCLPEYEFCNAIISCSDGSDEPPHICKGRARRRRTEYCPLRCGNGRCRSSAIACSGRDGCGDGTDENQCSVCRCPVVKSRNL, encoded by the exons GTATGTGGTCAGTCGACAAAAGCTCACGTGCTAGGTGACGAATGTAATAGTGATTGGGAATGCAAAGAAGATATAATAGGATCAATTTGTAATAGAGGACGATGTGCTTGTCAACCATTTCATGCCAGAGTAAACCAAACAAGTTGTGTACAAG caaCTCTACTGGGATATGATTGCGTTGTTCCGGAACAGTGTTCTTTGAAGGTGGCCAACAGTAGTTGTCTAGAAGGAGCGTGTCGATGTGTCGACGGTTTCCTGCAATTCCGGAAGCACACTTGTCTCGGAC ctGCAAGACCTGGAAACGTCTGTTACAGTAACGAACATTGTCGATTATGGACAGCGGACAGCCATTGCGATTTTTTAATACCAAACCTCTTCGGTAGATGTTCCTGTAATACGCCATTCAAACAAGTCGGTGACGCTTGTGTAAGATCGGCGTTCCAAAATAAACCTACAACTGCTTCGACGACTATTTCAACGTCGAGTAGTACAATAACTACCACTTTTATTACTACAACCACGACTCAGAAAACGGAAATTGAAAATCACGATGTTGAATCAAACGTAATTGGACATGATGATGATAATCATCGAGATGTTACTACAGAAAAAGATAGACTTACTGAAATG GTATCTACAGGACCCGAAACTACCAGTCAACTTGCTCAAGTTACAAAAGAGGTTGTATCAGACGCGGATTTTACTACAAGAACTACAATCTCGAGAATATCCACAACTACGGAACCTAAATCTACCGTCTCTCCAACTAGAATGATACCTTCTATTACAACAG TCGTACCTCCGACTACAACTGGCATACGAACAAGAGTGGAAACCGGTGACGAAGCTGTTAGTTTGGGTTTACCTTGCGTAACCGATATGCAATGCAAAATGGCGGATCCTTCGTCCAAATGTTTCGAAGGTATTTGCGATTGTATTAGCAAGACGAACGGTACAAAATCTTGTTCGGCAAGGAATCGTGGGTGCATACCGGGAACTTTTCAA TGTCGAAGTACTGGAACTTGTATTAGTTGGTTTTTCGTTTGTGATGGCAGGAAAGACTGCAGTGACGGATCCGATGAAGAATGCACACGCAACAAATGCCCACTTGAGGCTTTCAG TTGCAAGTCGTCGGGGAAATGTATATCAAGAGCAAATAGATGTGACGGATCAAAAGACTGCCCATTAGGAGAGGATGAATCGAATTGTCAAGCGATTGGTAAAAAAGGATGTCCACCAGACACATTCCAATGTCGAGATGGAAAATGTTTGCCAGAATACGAATTCTGCAACGCAATTATAa gTTGCAGTGATGGAAGTGACGAACCACCTCATATTTGCAAAGGTAGGGCAAGGAGAAGACGAACAGAATATTGTCCATTAAGATGCGGTAACGGAAGATGTCGATCAAGTGCAATAGCTTGTTCTGGAAGAGACGGTTGCGGTGATGGTACAGACGAAAATCAATGCTCAGTTTGTA gatGTCCAGTCGTGAAGAGTcgcaatttatag
- the LOC130892509 gene encoding uronyl 2-sulfotransferase-like: protein MRLHHKLQCLNLIIFIIIISGCLFFKKIDNDLSQITFKTTEIAISFVYPKHVTKSLAQLGKMDEVNKYILFLNYVPKCGSEILILLLQKLQGYNNYRHVRLKGGSTKVLTNLQQDNVVSEIYDTVKAVAVPVSFDQHVFFLNFTTFDKQFPTYINFIRDPIDRILLRSSKKHYNYKCFMSKRNDCNINNGQLYELSVPYFCGHDYRCLNLDNNWALQRAKDNVVKYFPVVGVLEEFNVTLEILEHKIPYFFKGIQKLYQNDYLHLQNNRKKLIAPKLVRQKLAAVLVNELDFYLWIKSRLFQQLQILYGDHRH from the exons ATGCGCCTCCATCATAAATTACAATGTTTAAACttgataatattcattataataataagcggatgtttatttttcaaaaaaatagacAACGATTTATCACAAATTACTTTCAAAACAACGGAAATTGCCATTTCATTCGTATACCCAAAACATGTGACGAAATCTTTGGCGCAATTAGGAAAAATGGATGaagtaaataaatacatattatttttaaactacgTCCCTAAATGTGGAtcggaaatattaattttacttttacaaaaattacaagGCTACAACAACTATAGACACGTAAGGTTGAAAGGTGGAAGTACCAAAGTTTTGACTAATTTACAACAG gATAATGTGGTGTCTGAAATATACGATACGGTAAAAGCGGTGGCGGTTCCTGTCAGTTTTGATCAACATGTATTCTTTTTGAATTTCACAACTTTTGATAAACAATTTCCTAcctatataaatttcattagaGATCCAATTGATAGAATATTATTAAG gtcatcaaaaaaacattataattacAAATGTTTTATGAGTAAAAGAAACGATTGCAACATAAATAATGGACAACTCTATGAATTATCGGTTCCTTATTTCTGTGGTCACGATTATCGATGTTT gaATCTCGATAACAATTGGGCTTTGCAAAGAGCCAAAGACaatgttgtaaaatattttccagttgTAGGCGTTCTAGAGGAGTTTAACGTTACATTAGAAATATTAGAACACAAAATACCATACTTTTTCAAGGGAATTCAAAAGTTGTATCAAAATGATTACCTTC ATTTACAAAATAACCGAAAGAAATTAATTGCACCAAAACTAGTCAGACAAAAACTGGCAGCTGTTTTGGTTAAcgaattagatttttatttatggaTAAAGAGTAGACTGTTTCAAcaattacaaattttgtatgGTGATCATCGGCATTAA
- the LOC130892851 gene encoding uncharacterized protein LOC130892851 isoform X1 translates to MISFGIIQLIIVILKVESETCDFLEKILNQPVCGQSTKAHVLGDECNSDWECKEDIIGSICNRGRCACQPFHARVNQTSCVQATLLGYDCVVPEQCSLKVANSSCLEGACRCVDGFLQFRKHTCLGPARPGNVCYSNEHCRLWTADSHCDFLIPNLFGRCSCNTPFKQVGDACVRSAFQNKPTTASTTISTSSSTITTTFITTTTTQKTEIENHDVESNVIGHDDDNHRDVTTEKDRLTEMVSTGPETTSQLAQVTKEVVSDADFTTRTTISRISTTTEPKSTVSPTRMIPSITTVVPPTTTGIRTRVETGDEAVSLGLPCVTDMQCKMADPSSKCFEGICDCISKTNGTKSCSARNRGCIPGTFQCRSTGTCISWFFVCDGRKDCSDGSDEECTRNKCPLEAFSCKSSGKCISRANRCDGSKDCPLGEDESNCQAIGKKGCPPDTFQCRDGKCLPEYEFCNAIISCSDGSDEPPHICKGRARRRRTEYCPLRCGNGRCRSSAIACSGRDGCGDGTDENQCSVCRCPVVKSRNL, encoded by the exons ATGATTTCATTTGGAATAATACAATtgataatagttattttaaaagTAGAAAGTGAAACGTGtgattttctcgaaaaaatcTTGAATCAACCg GTATGTGGTCAGTCGACAAAAGCTCACGTGCTAGGTGACGAATGTAATAGTGATTGGGAATGCAAAGAAGATATAATAGGATCAATTTGTAATAGAGGACGATGTGCTTGTCAACCATTTCATGCCAGAGTAAACCAAACAAGTTGTGTACAAG caaCTCTACTGGGATATGATTGCGTTGTTCCGGAACAGTGTTCTTTGAAGGTGGCCAACAGTAGTTGTCTAGAAGGAGCGTGTCGATGTGTCGACGGTTTCCTGCAATTCCGGAAGCACACTTGTCTCGGAC ctGCAAGACCTGGAAACGTCTGTTACAGTAACGAACATTGTCGATTATGGACAGCGGACAGCCATTGCGATTTTTTAATACCAAACCTCTTCGGTAGATGTTCCTGTAATACGCCATTCAAACAAGTCGGTGACGCTTGTGTAAGATCGGCGTTCCAAAATAAACCTACAACTGCTTCGACGACTATTTCAACGTCGAGTAGTACAATAACTACCACTTTTATTACTACAACCACGACTCAGAAAACGGAAATTGAAAATCACGATGTTGAATCAAACGTAATTGGACATGATGATGATAATCATCGAGATGTTACTACAGAAAAAGATAGACTTACTGAAATG GTATCTACAGGACCCGAAACTACCAGTCAACTTGCTCAAGTTACAAAAGAGGTTGTATCAGACGCGGATTTTACTACAAGAACTACAATCTCGAGAATATCCACAACTACGGAACCTAAATCTACCGTCTCTCCAACTAGAATGATACCTTCTATTACAACAG TCGTACCTCCGACTACAACTGGCATACGAACAAGAGTGGAAACCGGTGACGAAGCTGTTAGTTTGGGTTTACCTTGCGTAACCGATATGCAATGCAAAATGGCGGATCCTTCGTCCAAATGTTTCGAAGGTATTTGCGATTGTATTAGCAAGACGAACGGTACAAAATCTTGTTCGGCAAGGAATCGTGGGTGCATACCGGGAACTTTTCAA TGTCGAAGTACTGGAACTTGTATTAGTTGGTTTTTCGTTTGTGATGGCAGGAAAGACTGCAGTGACGGATCCGATGAAGAATGCACACGCAACAAATGCCCACTTGAGGCTTTCAG TTGCAAGTCGTCGGGGAAATGTATATCAAGAGCAAATAGATGTGACGGATCAAAAGACTGCCCATTAGGAGAGGATGAATCGAATTGTCAAGCGATTGGTAAAAAAGGATGTCCACCAGACACATTCCAATGTCGAGATGGAAAATGTTTGCCAGAATACGAATTCTGCAACGCAATTATAa gTTGCAGTGATGGAAGTGACGAACCACCTCATATTTGCAAAGGTAGGGCAAGGAGAAGACGAACAGAATATTGTCCATTAAGATGCGGTAACGGAAGATGTCGATCAAGTGCAATAGCTTGTTCTGGAAGAGACGGTTGCGGTGATGGTACAGACGAAAATCAATGCTCAGTTTGTA gatGTCCAGTCGTGAAGAGTcgcaatttatag